Part of the Candidatus Saccharimonadales bacterium genome, AACGGAGCATAAACTTTGACCGCCATAGTTGGCTTGCTTGTGGGCGTCTGAGCGGGCTGTTCGACCTGGCTCGGCTCTGGCTGTGTTGCTTCTTCTGCCATTATTTTTCCTCTTGGGCAGACTCGACTGAATCGGCAACAGCTGCCGCAACCGGACTCTTGTCAGCGTATTCACCTAATTTGGTATCCTTTGTCTCCATCTTGCCGATAATCTCTTCAACACCATCGAGTGTTTTTTCGCGCGTCATATGCTCACCTGCTACGCCGGTCACCTTTTCCATGACGTTAAACCGTTGTTTGAAGAATTCGATGAGCTGTTTTGCTCTGTTGTAATCCTCGCGGTCTTCGCTTGAAAGTTCAGACTCACCAATAATAGCGATGATTCCTTTGAGCGACTCGTACTTTTGCAAAATTGCCGTTGCCCGGGTGGCAAGGTCGTAATGCCGCTCGCCAACCACTTCTGGTGTTAGCAGGCTCGATTTTGATGCCAAGATATCGACTGCCGGTCGGATACCCTGTGCCGCCACCGCACGTGAAAGTACGATGGTCGAGTCGAGCTCATGCTGGATCATCTGCACCGCCGGGTCGGAAAGATCGTCGGCCGGCACGTAGATTGTTTGCAGCGCGGTAATTGAGCCGTTTGCATTAGTCGACAAGCGGTCCTGGAACGTCTTGATGTCGGAGAAGACCGTTGGCTGGTAGCCACCCTCAGCCGGTGTTTGGTCGATAATCGTCGAGACCTCGTTTCTAGCCTGGATGTAGCGGTACATATTGTCAGCAAACAGCAGCACGTCCTTTTTTTGATCGTCACGGAAATATTCGGCAAGTGTGATAGCGGAAAGACCGATCAAACTACGCTGGACCGGATTTTCGTTCATCTGACCAAAGAACATAGCGGTTGTTTTTAAAAGACCGTTATCAGCAAGGGTCTTGTAGAGCTCATGCCCCTCACGAATACGCTCACCAATACCGGCGAACATACTAATCGCGCCCGAACCTTCGGCAACGTTGTTGATAATTTCCATCGTCAGTACCGTCTTGCCCACACCGGCACCACCGACAATACCAATTTTACGGCCTTTGACGAACGGGGTAAAGAAATCGAGGACCTTCAGGCCTGTTTCAAGCACTTCGTCGGAGCGATTTACAAGGCTTGTCTCCCGGAAGGCTGGCGAGAAAATCGGGCGCTTAATCATTTTGTCTAGTACCGCTTGATCCAGCTGCGGCTTGCCGTCGATCGGACGCCCCATAGCATCCCACACGCGGCCAATCATTTCTTCACCTACGGGAATCTCGAGGCTGCGCCCGCTGCGCGTCACCGACTCACCCTTTTGGATACTGTAATCACCACCGATGTTCAGACACACTGCCATATCACTGTTCGTCAGACTACTGACGAGAAGCGGCGACTTTTTCTCGTTGTCAACGTAAAGCATTTCATTGAGATCTGGCATACCTTCATCGAACCGGACCTTAATAACCAGGCCCTTGAGGGTACGGACGACGCCCTTTTTATACACTGTTTGTTCGCTCATTATTCTGCTCCTCCGGCACGTAATTTTTTGAGACCGGCCATAGATTCTTTCAACCTGGTGTCGACTTGGCTACGTTTGGCACGGTTATATTCGGTATGGAGCTCACTAGCATTGTCGATCGAGCGTTCTTTGGCGGCAGACATAGCCTTGAACCGGCTTGCAACCTGGGCCAGACGACTATCATAAATAAATTGCGAAATCGTTAGGCGCAAAATCGAATTCTCTAAATATGCTGCCACAGCGTAAGAGCTCGGCTCGAAAATATATGTTTTTTCAGTCACCATATCATCACCTAGGATGGACAGGTCAGCCACGCGACCCTTGCTCGAAACAACATCGCTGAGATCGACGTCTTTGATTTCTTGCTGGGAAAGCGAGATGTAATTTTGATAAAAAATTCGGCTTTTGGCGTATTTCCTAATGATGGCCATCAGCGGGTCGACATTGATATAATCATGCTCGGGCAGATCGAAATAATACGTATGATCGATGTGCGCTTGCTTAAGTTTAAGCGCACCATGGTGGCCAACGACTAGCACATCGTTTTTCGTCTCGTCATAGCGTTCGACAACCTTGCGGATGAGACGATTGTCGATATCGCCGCTCAGGCCGCCCTTGGCGGTGATGAGGATCAATAGTTCTTTGTTAATCGGCGTTTCGTCTATCGTACGTCCAAAGTTAAAGAATACGTCGACACGGATCTGCTTGTAAATATTCCAGACTTCATCAAAAAATTGATTACTGATCAGTACCTTATTTTTCGTCTTGGCAATCTGCATGCTACTCAGGGTTTCGAGCGCCGATGTCAAGCTAACTACAGAACGGACCGAAGCTTCCTCTCCCTTAATTTCAAGTGGGCGACGCATCTACTTTTTCTCCTCTTTAGAGGTCTCGGGCTGTTTGTCGTCGGCTTTTGCTGGTTCTGCAGGAGTAGGAGCATTAGCTTCAGCTGCTGCATGTTCTGCCTCTTCGGTCTGACGCGTCTTCTCTAGCTCGATCTTCGCAGCCTTCTCGATTGCTACTTTCTTCACTTCGTCGATCGTCGTCACCTCGGCCTTGAGCGCCGCTTCGAGTTCATCGAAGTTGCCAACCATGTCTTTGTCTTCTTGAAGTTTTGCCGCGTACTCGTGAACTTTTTCCTTCAGTAATTTAACATTGATAATCTCCTCGGGCCTGCTTCCGAGCACGATACTCATCAGGAACTGCTGGGCGGCAAAACTATAAATTTCACCGATTGCCTGGTTCATTAGCTTAAACAAGACTTTACCCTTATCGTAATTAGCCTGTGAGTCAGCACTGAGCTCGGTACCGAAGTGAGCGTACTCCTCGGCCGTTCGGTAGCCAGCTAATGTCAGGTTGAGCTTGTCGGCGAACCCTTTTTGCCGTTTGTTCTGACCAACACCACCGACACGTGTCACCGAGAGGGCCGTGCTGACTGCTGGACGCATAGTATCCTTGAAAATTTTCTCGTCCAAAATCCATTGGCCGTCCGTTATCGACATGACGTTAGTTGGCAAGTAGGCAGTAATGTCACCACCTGGCGCGTAGATAATTGGGATAAGGGTTTGACTCGCGTGATTTGATTCCGTCTTGCCGCCACGCTCGAGCAGGCTAGAGTGCGTATAGAACATATCACCCGGGTACGAGTCGCGACCCGGCGAAACGCCTGCGATCAGTGAGATTTCGCGGTACGCTTGGGCGTGCGCTGTCAGGTCATCATAAATCACCAGCGTGTCCATGTTGAGCTTGTGCCAAAAGTACTCACCGTGCGCCGCACCAACATACGGCACTAGATAGGTAAGGATTAACGACTCAAACGAGTTAGATACTACCACGATAGCTTTTTTGAGAGCGTCGTTTTTTTCCAGATTATTTACTAGCTCCGCCACGTCGTGCTGACGTTTGGCGATCAGCACGTAAATCACAGTGATATCGGTGTTTTTCTGGTTAATTGCTACCTGGGCAGCCAGCGCTGTCTTGCCCACCTTGCTATCCCCAAGCATCGCCATACGCTGTCCACGCGCCAGGGAATACTCGAGATCAAGAATTGTCACGCCTGTCTCGACTGGCTTATCGAGCAACTCGCGCTCATAGAGCATCGGCGCAGAGTGAAACACGTCCCACTCCTGATCCGCCTGAATCACGCCCTTACCATCAAGCGGCTCACCGAATACGTTAACGACACGGCCGATAAAGTTCTTTCCTACCGGCGTCATAATGTCACGTGACTCGATAACGCACACTGCGCCTACACGGAGCGGTGACGAATCGAGTTTCATTACCACCACGTGGTCTTCGAATATCTCATGCACGTAACCGCGTGTGTCATCGTCAAAACGTACGACGGCATGGACGTTCGTCGGGTGCAGACCATTGGCTTTGACCATGAACGAATCGATACCAATAATCTCGCCAACCGGGTTGCCGCTGCTCACCAACTTTTCAAATATCTTACCTGCTTCCACGAAGTATCTCCAGTTCTTTTACGAGCACCTCGTGCTGACTTTTTAGCACCGTGCGCAAACTGAAATCATGTACATGGTTAGGTGTTCGTAAATACACCCCTGCAACTAAGGCTGGCTGTATACCTACTGAAATAACCGACTGCGGATGTACCGACGTACGCAACCACTGTACGAGTTGCCCTAAACTTTCGCCGTCAGCCGTGACAGCAAATGTCATATGAATAACGGGTACATTTTCTTTTAAAAGACGTAGCTGCTTAATAATTTCGCCGCGCTCTTTAGCATTGCCAGGTTTAAGCGCGTTTTGATTCAAAAAATCAGTAAGCTGGGGAGACAACGCCAGCTGAGTAGGTTCGTTCGTTCCTACTTTAGAACGGACAGACGCCGTAGTGAGATCGTTATCAACTCGCTCAAATTCACTTACCAAACGCGAGATATCACTTTTGCTCACCACATTTGGCGACAACACAAAATCGGCATGTGTTTTTATTTGGGATTCGTTCATAATTTCATATCGTCCAAGATGGCCTGCTTGTTATCCTCCATCTGCTGAATGATTGATGGTAGTTGCGCCTTTAGGTCATATTGGTCGCCTAAAGCACCTAGCAAATAGTGTTCGATAACCCGAGCCATATTTCCTTCAAACGCACGCATTAGTGCTTCCTCTTGCTTGGCAATATTTTCTTGCAATGTCGTAATAAGCTTTTGCGATTGTTCTTGCACAGCCTGCACGCTGCCGTTTAGCGTCTGGAGAGCTGCGTCCTGAGCTTCTTTTGTGGCTGTCATTCCAGCCATATTTTTTTCAAACAGACTCGTCGCCATGACATTTTGATTGGCGATACTTTTTTGCAGTGTCGCACTTAACTGTTGGTGCTGTTCCTGCACGGCTTGCGCACTACTGCTGAGCGATTGTAGGGCTGTATCCTGCGCGTCTTTGAGCACCTTGCCATATTGGCTAAACTGGTCGTCAAGCTGTTTGGTTATATGCTCTTTAAGCTCGTCATTAATTCGAACGATACTTGCATCAAGCCGGCCGACTACATGATCTTTGAGCTCCGTATTAACTTGGACAATAGTGGCATCGAGATCTTCTTTGAAGAGTCTCGCGTTTTCGTTAATGACCTTTTCGAAATACAAACGGCCATGGTTACGCAATTCCTCGCGGAAGTTTTCGTCAAGAAAGTGCCCTTCAAGCTCGGCTGCTTCTTCGTCAGACAATCCATTTTGTGATTTTTGTTTGTGAAATAATCCCATGTTAACCACCCCCTTCGTGCATCATAGCCTCAGTAGTAAATATACCGCAAATAAGCCGACAATTAAAATCAATATACTAGTCAATATAATCCCGAAAAGCGCTCTGAAGATTGATTTTTTCGACATTGGATTACGACCGATTGAAACAACCCCGTTCCGCACGCCAGAATACACGATTACAATTGCCGCGATAACACTCACGACCGTAATGGCAATGCTCAGATAAATACGGATCGGACTCACTTGTTTTTCAGCGATGGCCAGCCCAACCCGTTCAAGGAATGGTGGTACCTTGACTTTGGTACTCTTTTGGTTCGGATTACTCCTGATGTCGATAGTGACCGGAATCTGGCCAAGTGTTACCGTCTTATTCTCTTTACCCGCCGTATCTTTGAGTGCCGTAGTGCCAAGGGTGACGCTCTTACCATCAAATGATGCGCCAGCCCGCCCAAACACTGTCTTTTCTTCAGTACCTGCCTTCATAGCAACACCGTTGACCGATGAAAGCGTCACATAGTCGCCAGATGCAATTGGACCACCCTGCGTGCTTACCAGCACGTTATACGTGCCCGCTACCGCTACGAACGTTTCATTTTGGAGTCCTTCATTCGTGACTGCGAGCGGCAACTGGTTGCGATCAACTATCACGCCGAACATATTCTGCAAATCAGACTGGGTTGCGATTTTGACACGATTCGAATCCTTGCCAGTTAGCTGCACGATCGCGCCAGTATCAAGCGGCGTGTCGGCAGCATAGCCTTGCGCGCTTCCACCCCCGTAACTTTCTGCCGACACAGGCACAAAAGCGGCTGTAGCCGCTACTACGATAACCGCCAAGCTAAGAATAATTCGTGATATTTTCACAGTTTGTTTATGCTCCAAGCGCCTGTCATATATTTGAGCTCATTATACCATAACCTTGATGTGTTCTAGATAGTTTACCAAGGTGCTGTGACGGCACATGCCATAGTCGTAGCAAAACAGTGTCCGTCACAGTATAAAAATGTTGTCACGGGTAAATGCTAATGCTACAATAATACCAAGCTTTTTGATGGCACCACACATCTAAGTGAAATAAACATATTGTTCTCATCTAACAGATGTGAAATAGAAATATATATAAACATATAAAATGTGGTGCCACCTTTCCACCGGTATTGGCCTCCTTCGTTCGCTACGATTTGTAGCGCTAGGTTTGCTGTTTGTTGCGTTAAGTACAACGCTATTATTAGCTAGTACTTCTCACGCGGCACAGAACACTACCAAAACGATTAGCTTTCAAGGGCGTCTGCAGACTTCGGCAGGGGCCGTGGTTGCTGACGGCCATTATAATATCCAGTTCAAGATCTACCAGGGTGGCGCAGGCACGGCAGCGGGCAATCCTGGTGGCTCTTTGAAATGGACGGAGACATACATCAACAACGGCGGCGATAGCGGTGTCGAGGTAAAAAACGGCTTCTTTTCAGTCAATCTCGGCTCAGTTAATCAGTTCGGAACAAGCGTTGATTGGGATCAGGACACATTGTTCCTATCGATGAACGTTGCAGGAAGCGCTACGGCATGTACGGCATTTGACACTGCCCCTTGTGCTGCTGATGATGAGATGCTCCCAATGAAGCGCGTAACCGCTACGCCATACGCCATCAACGCCGGCGCTGTTGGCGGCAAAACAGTTGATCAGCTTATCCAGAACACCGCCACCTTGCAATCAAACACCAACATTGCCCTTCAATCGGCGGGCGACGCGGATATCACTGCCTACATCCAGGGCCGCACCAACCAGACTGCAACCAACTTCCTCGTCAAGCAAGGGTCGGCCCAAACCGGCAAAGCCCTCGATATTCAGGGAAGCAGCGGAACCAGCCTCTTCAATATCGGTGCGAACGGCTCGCTTAACCAGGCTGGTGCCGCTCACTTTGCCAGTCCCTTAGATGTCACAGTCAGCAATTCATCGGTTAACAGCCTACCTGTTCGTATTGCCCAGCAAGGAACGGGTGACGTCGGTATCGAACTGGCGGCAACTGGTTCAAGTAAATACTCTTTAGGCATCGACGCAACCGATGGCTCTTTCAAAATCGCTAGTTCGGTCGCAGCTGGTGCGACCAGCAAACTAGGTACTAATAGCATCGGTTCGAGCAACAGTGGCGGTAACTATAGACACGTCCAGGCAAATAAATACACCGCCACACAGACCGGGCCTGTTATGAATATGTCGGTATACGTGAATGACTTTGATTCCTTCTGTCCAAATATTCAGCTCGGCATCTATGCAGACAACGGAAGTGGCACGGCACCGGGTGCACTCCTCGGTAGCTCGGCGGCGACTGCTGCAACGACTGGCTGGAATACTCTACAGTTAACATCCTCTGCCAGCGTCGCAAGTGGCACCACTTACTGGCTTGGTGTATTTACCGCTTGTGATGACACGCTGAAGTACACCCCTAGCACGGGTACGCGTGCGCATATGGATGACGCCTCGTCACTTCCTAGCACGTTTAGCGCTAGTGCGACCGGTAGCGGCCTGGTGTCGCTGTATGCAACCATCGATACGAGCAGCGGTGTCGTCGACTCATTCGGTGGAGATGCTGCTGTCTTTGATCTAGGTCCCACAGGTGATGCAACCTTTAAGACTTCGACGAATAGTAATACTGCCTTCCAGGTACAGAACTCGGCTGGCAATGACCTTCTGTCGGTCAATAGCGATGATGCCAACGGCGCTCCGAACGTACAAATTGGTAGCGGATCCGGTGATGGTACGCCAACCCTGCTTACCCTCGACCAAGCTGGCTCAGCACCAACCATCGTAAACGAAGAGGCGATGCTTGGCAGCATGTACTACGACACCACGCTTGGCAAAGTACAGTGCTACGAAGCGAGTGGATGGGGTTCGTGCGGCTCTAGCCCTGACACTTTCGTAACTCTCACCCCGGAGTATTCCAACACAGTCACTAATGGTAGCGGTCTCGGCACCATGACCACAGACCTTTGCTCCGATACGCTTAATATCAACGACGGCAGTTCAGCACAACCAACGATTTGTGGCACCAACGAAACATACAACTTCTACAATTGGATGTCTTCGCAAGGATCAGCTCAGACCAAGAGCATTTATGTCACCTACAAGCTACCATCTAACTTCAAGAACTTTACCGCCGGATCAACATCGCTAATGGGCCGCACTGACAGCACAAATTCCACTGTCACCTACCAGACCTACCGCAATAGAAGTACGGGTCTGACAGCCTGTGGTTCGGCCGTATCGGTATCAACTGGTTCTCAATCCACGTGGCAGACAGCAACCAGCGGCGGTAGTGCCGACCCATCAGCTTGCAGCTTTGCAGCGGGCGACAGCATTGTCTTTAAAATCAATCTCACGGCATCAAATAACGCGAACGCCTACATTGCCAACCTTGGCTTCACGTTCAGCAACAATTAGCCTCTATTGGTGCGTCATCCCTGTTATGCTAAAATGACCACAGTAGTTAAGCGCTGGGTGTTTAGGAATATGGAATTTATAAAACCAAACAGATACGACAGAGGACGGCCACAGCGTAATGCACCACAGCCTGGTGATTCTAGACCTATCGACTCCCCCCATCCGGTCCAACAGGCTACGCTAGCCGATAGCGGAGTTGATGACGCTCATATAGGTACGCCTCCTCAGCCTTTATATGTCACCACAAAAACGGCGGTCATATCATATGCTCGCCAATTCCTATTTACTAAAAAAGCCATCATCGTCAGTCTCGTCATCGTGGCGGTTGCCGGTTCTTTGGCTACGGGGTTGTTGGTCCACCAGCGCGACATAGCCAAAAATTCCAGCACCCACAAACCGAATGAAGCCGTTGAGGATCTTGAGTACCAAACAATCTTACCGGATGGCAAATCAATCAGTGAACTTGGTGGCTGGAAACGTGTCAGTCCGTCCAAAAACGACCCAGTATTTGCCTATGTCGACAAAATCGGTGACACCTCTATCAATGTCAGTGAGCAGCCGTTACCTAAATCATTCATAGGTGACGTCGACAATCAGGTCGCCGAACTCGCTAAAAAATTCAATGCTACGGCCAAAATCGACGCTGGCGACATCAAAGTCTACGTAGGCACGTCGGCCAAGGGGCCGCAATCTGCAATATTCACGAAAAATAGCCTACTGATCCTGATCAAGTCCCAGGAAAAAATCGATGATGCTGATTGGGCAAAATACACCGAATCACTTAATTAGTACCTAGGTACTAATGAGAACTTTTGTACTTTTCAATCGACTGCGCGACTTTGCTGTCGGGTTTGAGGTTCTCATAAAATAGCACCTGGTCTTTCGAAATGACCATCTTGTCTTCTGGACCATGAATTTCGTCACCGAGCTTGATGAGCTGAACATTGTTCTGATCGGTTGATGTTTTCTGAGGGTTTTTAGAATCATCGGTTTCTGCGCTTGCTGGTGCTTGCAGGTAATAGATGTCGGTCAGTTGCATGTACTCGTTATTAACTTGTTTGAGTTTACCGAAATAGATCTGACCGTTAGGGAAGAAAACTGCCTGGTATTTGCTACCGTCGATTGCCGCGCCAGTATTATTCTGCATGTTCGACCATGCGAACCAACCTACAACGCCAAGAATAGCGATAATAATCGCAACAATAGGCAACATGAATCGTTTCAACGATTTCTTTTCTTTTTTAGCCTGGTGCGGTGGAGCTGCTCTATTCACGGTCGTTGGCTCAACTTTTACTGGCTGTGGCTCTTCTGGCTGACGACGCTCGGGTCTGCTTATGACTCTTCTGTCTGCCGGTTGTTGCGCACGAAAGGGTCCCCCATCCATGTATGTCTTCTCCAATTACCCGTTATTAATTACTCTCGTTGGCACTATCATACCATAAGGGGTATGGGTTAATCAATGAGCCTTAATCTATGTGTTGGGGATCATCCGGAAGCACTTCGGCCATCGTTTCATAAAAAACAATCCGCTTCACTCTTGCATACAATAGCGCAGCTAGACACATCGCGCATAGTTTGTAACTACAGTAAGCCACTGCATCGATTAGCGTGCTAGGGTTTTGTTTTGTTTTGATTCGCCAGCTTTTATTAGGAACTTTTTAGTATGCATACGAACTCCGGCATCATATAGTGAAGCGCGTGATGAAATTTATGGTCATTATCCAGTTGAAAAATGGACAAGCTAGAAATCCCCCATCCCAAGCAGTACAGGGCAGGTCAATGCCCTGTACTGCAAACAAGT contains:
- a CDS encoding F0F1 ATP synthase subunit beta codes for the protein MSEQTVYKKGVVRTLKGLVIKVRFDEGMPDLNEMLYVDNEKKSPLLVSSLTNSDMAVCLNIGGDYSIQKGESVTRSGRSLEIPVGEEMIGRVWDAMGRPIDGKPQLDQAVLDKMIKRPIFSPAFRETSLVNRSDEVLETGLKVLDFFTPFVKGRKIGIVGGAGVGKTVLTMEIINNVAEGSGAISMFAGIGERIREGHELYKTLADNGLLKTTAMFFGQMNENPVQRSLIGLSAITLAEYFRDDQKKDVLLFADNMYRYIQARNEVSTIIDQTPAEGGYQPTVFSDIKTFQDRLSTNANGSITALQTIYVPADDLSDPAVQMIQHELDSTIVLSRAVAAQGIRPAVDILASKSSLLTPEVVGERHYDLATRATAILQKYESLKGIIAIIGESELSSEDREDYNRAKQLIEFFKQRFNVMEKVTGVAGEHMTREKTLDGVEEIIGKMETKDTKLGEYADKSPVAAAVADSVESAQEEK
- a CDS encoding F0F1 ATP synthase subunit gamma, with the translated sequence MRRPLEIKGEEASVRSVVSLTSALETLSSMQIAKTKNKVLISNQFFDEVWNIYKQIRVDVFFNFGRTIDETPINKELLILITAKGGLSGDIDNRLIRKVVERYDETKNDVLVVGHHGALKLKQAHIDHTYYFDLPEHDYINVDPLMAIIRKYAKSRIFYQNYISLSQQEIKDVDLSDVVSSKGRVADLSILGDDMVTEKTYIFEPSSYAVAAYLENSILRLTISQFIYDSRLAQVASRFKAMSAAKERSIDNASELHTEYNRAKRSQVDTRLKESMAGLKKLRAGGAE